The following nucleotide sequence is from Halobacillus mangrovi.
CACAGAATCGCATGGCAGAAGTGCTAGGATTATCTAAAAAGACTCTTGTCCAAATCGAAAAAGAGCGGACACTGGCTGGATGGACGACAGTGGTGGCGGTTTGTGCTCTCTTTCAGCAAAGTGAAGTTTTAAAAGGAGTGTTAGGAGACGCTCCACTTGAAATCGTCGAAACTATGGCCCACTACCAATTAGATGGGCCAGTAGGTAAGACGATGGGGGGGAAAGTGTGGTGGAACCTTATCGCTGAAAGTGAAGAATACATTTTGCAGCAGAATGTCATCAGTCAGCATTACAGGATTATTGATCGCGATTATCAAAGATGGTTTTCCAGTTTCGACCAAATGGAGGCAAGTAACCGGTTTGAAGAACTATCAAAAAAATAAATGTCCCCTCCTGCTTATGGAAGGGGATCACTTTTTTATTCGTGTTTAAGCGGGTCTCCGTCAAACGGTTCGTCAGCTACTTTTATTGAATCAGTCGGACAACCTTCGAATGCGTCTTCCATGTCTTCCTCCAATATATCAGGTACTTCGTAATTCCCTTTATTCTGATCAAGAATGGAATAGGCTATCCCTTCATCATCGTAGTCATATATATCAGGTGCTGCTGCTCCACAGGCGCCGCAAGCGATGCAAGTATCCTGGTCAACCATTGTAAATTTAGCCATGAGTTATGAACCTCCTTTGTGTTTCACCTCATGAAGTAATAAAGGATCACGGATAAAAAAAGATACATAGATATTGTAAAACTCTGTCTAATACTTTTCAACATTAACCGGTTTGGGAAGTGATCATTGGAGGTGAGCTTTTGTTTAACCAAATTATTTTGGACTGTGTTCATCGATTAAAGGGAGAGCGGACGATCTCTGGAATATATAATTTATTGACTGGAAAGAGATCAGCGCAGACTTTACAGGATGCTCGAGTTTACAAGCTGGATTCTTATTTTGGAATTTATAAATCTCTAGATCGAGAGCAGCTTAAACATTCTTTCCAAAGGTTAGAAGAAAAAGAGTGGTTAGTGATTAAAGGGGATATCTATTCATCAATAACATCAAAAGGTTATCAGTATCTCTCTAATCATAAGGAAACACTCTATTTCAATGGATTGATGGATCACGCGAAAGTGGCGGAGTTTGAACGAAGAATTTTTCTATTAATACAGACCTTTACCAATATGTTGAAGGGAAAACGTTCATTTATCCCTATTGTGGAAGATGCGAAGGCTCAGTTGTGGGTGAAAAAAGTCTACCAAAAGAATCACAATGATCTAGCCGGGATTGTGAAGTCTTTGTATAACGAGATCTATACTCTTCTAAAAGACAGGCCTGCACTAGAAGCAGAAATATTCACC
It contains:
- a CDS encoding helix-turn-helix transcriptional regulator — encoded protein: MDKEQLREQVSHKMKLIRVEYGYTQNRMAEVLGLSKKTLVQIEKERTLAGWTTVVAVCALFQQSEVLKGVLGDAPLEIVETMAHYQLDGPVGKTMGGKVWWNLIAESEEYILQQNVISQHYRIIDRDYQRWFSSFDQMEASNRFEELSKK
- a CDS encoding ferredoxin, with amino-acid sequence MAKFTMVDQDTCIACGACGAAAPDIYDYDDEGIAYSILDQNKGNYEVPDILEEDMEDAFEGCPTDSIKVADEPFDGDPLKHE
- a CDS encoding helix-turn-helix domain-containing protein, coding for MFNQIILDCVHRLKGERTISGIYNLLTGKRSAQTLQDARVYKLDSYFGIYKSLDREQLKHSFQRLEEKEWLVIKGDIYSSITSKGYQYLSNHKETLYFNGLMDHAKVAEFERRIFLLIQTFTNMLKGKRSFIPIVEDAKAQLWVKKVYQKNHNDLAGIVKSLYNEIYTLLKDRPALEAEIFTYRLTGGGVIGLTREQLKDKHNISLSDVDVYLNHVFYYLFFQANQSSKTNSVLSLCAKGLKESSLITASAKRTYAYIEKGWSIDEIVRKRRLKKSTIQDHIVEAALVVPFFPIDSFLSEHELHKIINVANELDTQRLKLIYENLEGQFTYFQLRLALAKDQISSEEGTLYANA